The proteins below come from a single Zea mays cultivar B73 chromosome 8, Zm-B73-REFERENCE-NAM-5.0, whole genome shotgun sequence genomic window:
- the LOC103637541 gene encoding zinc finger protein ZAT12 yields the protein MMAAKRDRAAWEAEAAAAGVADTARLRLLGLLAQAQRQHLLHLRRAHHGMPPLPTGRVFQCKTCSRQFPTFQALGGHRASHKRPRVLQHQQQPVVADHAGLCLGRQQPPQPPPTPKPRVHACPVCGLEFAIGQALGGHMRRHRADADADAEASNKLRPPLDKAACDVAGGICLDLNLTPLENCAKCRGVLVLGAAGQGGVHKTLAMLDCSL from the coding sequence ATGATGGCGGCCAAGAGGGACAGGGCGGCGTGGGAAgcggaggcggccgcggccgGCGTCGCGGACACGGCCCGCCTGCGCCTGCTCGGGCTCCTCGCGCAGGCGCAGCGGCAGCATCTCCTGCACCTGCGGCGCGCCCACCACGGGATGCCGCCGCTCCCCACGGGCCGCGTGTTCCAGTGCAAGACGTGCAGCCGGCAGTTCCCCACGTTCCAGGCGCTCGGCGGCCACCGCGCCAGCCACAAGCGCCCGAGGGTGCTCCAACATCAGCAGCAGCCAGTCGTCGCTGATCACGCGGGGCTCTGCCTCGGGCGCCAGCAGCCGCCGCAGCCGCCGCCGACGCCCAAGCCGAGGGTGCACGCGTGCCCCGTCTGCGGGCTGGAGTTCGCCATCGGCCAGGCGCTCGGCGGCCACATGCGCCGGCACcgcgccgacgccgacgccgacgccgagGCGTCTAACAAGTTGCGCCCGCCGCTCGACAAGGCCGCCTGCGACGTCGCCGGCGGGATCTGCCTGGACCTCAACCTCACGCCGTTGGAGAACTGCGCCAAGTGCCGGGGCGTGTTGGTGCTAGGCGCCGCCGGGCAGGGTGGTGTACATAAGACGCTCGCCATGTTAGATTGCTCGCTGTAG